Below is a window of Phycisphaerae bacterium DNA.
ATCGCGCTGTCCTTCTGAATCCGGCGATTGTGGCCGCGCCCCACGATTCGACCATCGATCACGAGGACCGATCCGATCGGAATCCCGCCCTCGGACAACCCCTGGCGGGCTTCATCAATGGCGGCCTGCATGAATTCGTCCATGATCGCCTCGGATGCTAATTTCATGGATGCCGAAGAGCGACGGTCGGAACAGCGCGCGTCAACCGGAGCGGCACAAGCCCATACCCAGCAGCCCAATCGGTTGCCCCATCACCAAGCGATTAACCGGCTCAGATTCCGGTTCAGCCGGTCGTTGTATTGCCGCCGCTCAGAATCAGTTGGATCGGCAGCAATGCAATGTTCAACAGCACGCTATAGACCGCGCTGGGAAGCGCGTTGGCGAAGTTTGCGCCAAGCCTGTTGTTGAACGTCTGACACTGTTGAAACTGGAAGAGCGGAGCGGCCGCCAGGACGATGGCGATCCGACGCGCAACCTTGAAACGTCGAGCGGTTTTATTCTTCATGGCAATCTCGTTTCTGTTCATCACGCAGATGTCGCGGATTCGCGATCTACGGTTCTACTCGGATGATGACGAGCTCATCTCGCCGAGCGGATGGGCGCGTCGGAAATTCACAAGGGATCAGAAAAACGGGTTACGATTGGCCCCGAACAAAATCGCGAGAATGTCCGACGACGGGAAAAACTGAAGAAGCGTCGACTGGACCGTACTCACGAAGATGCCGAAGGTGGTTCGCGTCAGTGAGGTGAAGATCGTGCTATTCAATCCGAATGGGTCGCAAGTTCCCGTTGCCTGAAAGAGCGGCAGCGCCGCCCCCAACACGAGCAACCTCTTTTGCCACCGAACCATACGCTTCTGCCACATGGCATGCTCCCTAAATTCATGCGCGAGGACGCCGTCGGGTAAAACAATCATCTCAGGATGCCGAGCTTCATCGACAAACCAGCGTGAATCGGCATGAGCCAGCATCAAGCTGGAGCGAAATCGTATCGTCCCGGCTGAAATGCCGCAAGAAACACGGTATTCGCAGTTCGACAGGACCTTCGCCCTGTTTGCGATCGCCTGAATGTCTACAATCGAAGTCATGCCAAGTCGCAAAAAGCCCGGCTCGACGCAAAAGAAGTTGTCAAAGAACGGGCTCGCGGCCGCTCAGCGAGTCGTCGTGATATCGCCATCGGCTGTTCGTGCCGTCCGGTCACGGCTGCTTTTGTGGTACGGCGTTGAAAAGCGGCAACTCCCCTGGCGGGAATGCGGCGATCCCTACGCCATCTGGCTGAGCGAAACGATGTTACAGCAGACCCAGGTTGCGACGGTCATTCCATACTATCGACGCTTTCTGAATCGTTATCCTACCGTCCGTCACCTGGCGGCTGCTCCTCTGGATGATGTGCTTGAGCTATGGGCAGGTCTGGGATACTACGCCCGCGCGAGGAACCTTCATCGGGCAGCCAACGCCGTGGTGAATGAGTTCGGCGGTTCATTCCCGCGAACAGCCGAGGCGCTTCAGCGCCTTCCGGGAGTTGGTGCGTACACGGCCGGGGCTGTCGCGTCGATCGCGTTCGGGGAGTGCAGTCCGGTCGTGGACGGGAACGTCTCCCGTGTGCTCTCGCGTCTGTTCGGTTTATTCGTCGACATCCAATCCACGGACGGACGGCGGCGGTTGTGGGAGACCGCGGGAAGGCTGGTGGCGCCAAAGAATCCGGGTGATTTCAATCAGGCCTTGATGGAACTGGGCGCAACAGTCTGCCTGCCGAAACAAGCCGCTCGTTGCGACGTGTGTCCGCTCGTGCGATTGTGCGCGGCGTACAAGGCCGGCAACGTCGCGCAACTCCCCATCAAGGCGCGCAAATCGGCGGTCGTCCGGGAGACACACGCAGTGGCGGCGATTCGGTCCGGACAACGTTGGCTGTTCGTCAAGCGGCCGGAATCGGGCCTTTGGGGCGGCCTCTGGGAGTTGCCAACACAACGGAATGATGCGAATGACGAGGCTGTCGCCGACAGCGTCACACGTTTGGCATCCGAGCAACTGGATGGCGATTCAGCCCGGGCGATCTTTCGCACGGCCGCACGTCCATTCTGCGACTTCACACATCAATTGACTCACCGAACCATACGTTTTGTGGGGCATGTCTGTACGACTTCGAACACGCTCAGAACGCAGGACACGTCGCGCCGGCGGTGGATGACCTTGAAGCAATCCGCCCGGCTCGGGCTTTCGCGCGGAATGCGCAAGATCGTGGAACTACTCAGGAACTCTCAAGAAACAGAGCGTTGAGTCTCATTGCCGAATGCGACGAAACCATCGGGTCGGCGCCGGCCGTCGCCATTGGCGCGGATCACGTCCGAAGAAATCGACGAACAAGCTGAAAAGCTCCCGGTGCATGACCGCCATCTCCTCGGGCCGCTCATAGAAAAACTCCGTGGCAACGGCGAAGAATTCGGCCTGGTCGGTTGCGGCGTACGGGTCAAGAAACGTCATTTCGCCCTGACGCTCCTTCGTAACAAACGTGCGATACTCCCGCATAAAAACCTTCTCCCAGCGCTGGGCCCACTCGCGCGTCGGCAGCGGGGGAATGCCGTCGGCCTCGCCGTTCTGCATGTCGATGACATGTGCAAACTCATGAATGACGACGTTGTATCCATCGCGCAGCCCCTGAAACGAGTGGCCGACGCTGTTCCAGGCCAGCACGACCGGACCTCGCCGCCACGCCTCTCCAGCCCGGACACGCTCGATGGCATATCGGGTTCCATCCGGTCCGATCGCTTCGATCGTTTCCTTGAAATCGTGGGGGTAGATGATGATCTCCCGGAGCCTCGGAAACACATCCAGGCCCGGCAGTCCGAGCAGGAGTCGGCAGGCCCCGGCCGCGACAATGACGCGGATCTGGTCCGTGATGTCAAGCCCGCGACATCCGAGGAACGACTTTTCGGAAAGGAAGATCCGGATACATTCGCGGAGGCGCGATCGATCCGGCTCGCTGAACAATCTGAACTCAGGCACAGCACGCAGAATATGAGGCATCCACTCTTCGGGAAACGGCCTGGCCAGCAGTTCCGCGCGGCGCTGGTCGCGTGATTGAAAGAGTCTCGAAATGAATCGGAGTATTGAGCGCACCATGCCCCACCGCAAACGGTCAGAAGCATCCCGCATGCACCGGACGCCGGCGTGCGAACGGCCGGCCCGCGGTCAGCGGCGAAGAAAATTCGCGAGAAGTCGCATGCCTTCCGTGGTCAGAAAACTCTCCGGATGAAACTGCACGCCCTCCAGCGGGTGGACGCGATGACGCACCGCCATGATTACATCATCGTCGGTCCACGCGGAGACCTCAAACTCGGGCGGCAGGGTCTCGCGCACAATGACGAGCGAATGATAGCGGGTTGCGGTAAAAGGGTTTGAGATGCCATCGAAGAGCGTACGACCGTCGTGGTGTATCTGGCTGGTCTTGCCGTGCATGATCCTTGCGGCGCGATCGACGGTCGCGCCGAAAGTGAACCCGATGCATTGATGCCCGAGACAAACGCCCAGGACCGGGATTTTGTCGTGGAAGTGCCTGATGGCGTCGTTGCTGATGCCGCCCTCGCGCGGGGTGCAGGGTCCCGGCGAGATAATCAGGTGCGAGGGATTCTTTTCGGCGATCTGATCGACCGTGACCTTGTCGTTCCTGTAAACCACGATTTCGTGACGCAACGCACCGTCATCCATCCCGATCTCGCCGAGCCGCTGAACGAGGTTGTAGGTGAATGAGTCATAGTTATCGATAAGTACAATCATGACGTCCCTGATTCAAACAAGTTAGAAACCAGCGGTTGCATTGTAGCATCGCCGGGCAATCTCTCGCGACGCGCGGCCGCGGCCGCGTTAGGATGACCACATGGCCAAAGGATTTGATAAATCCGGCGTTTCATGAGGAGTCTGAGCTTGTCCCGCGACCACCAACCCGGCTTTGAAACAATCTGCATGCATCTCGGCGAAAATCGCGAACGGTACGACGGCGCGGTTGCGCCTCCGCTTTTTCAGAATTCGACATTCGCCTATCCGGACGCCGAATCGTTCGTACAGCGCAACATGCCCGGCTCCGCACGATTCGATTACACACGCCTCGGCAACCCGACGACAGATATTCTTGAAAAGAAGATCGCCGCGCTGGAAAAAGCGGAGGCCGCGCGGTCGTTCGGCTCGGGCATGGCCGCCATTTCCGCGGCGATTCTGTCGTGCGTGAAGGCCGGTGACCATATCGTGACAGTCGAAAGCGTGTACGGTCCCACGCGCAAACTGCTAAGCGGCTACTTGCCGGGATTCGGGATTGAAACCAGCTATGTGCGCGGCACTGAAGTCGAAGAGTTTGAGTCGGCGGTTCGCCCGAACACGAAGCTGATCTACCTGGAATCGCCGTCGAGCCTTCTGTTTGAATTGCAGGACCTGTCGCAGGTGGCAGAGCTGGCGAAGGGACGGTCGATCGCCACAGTCTGCGACAATAGCAACGCGACGCCGTTTTTTCAGAATCCGATTGTGCACGGCATCGACCTCGTTGTGCACACGGCGACGAAGTACATCGGCGGGCACAGCGACCTCGTGGCGGGTTTCGTCGCGGGTAGCGGCGAGCGTATCGCCCGGCTGACCCGCGCGGAGGGCGAATTACTGGGCGGCGTATGCGACCCGTTCGCGAGCTGGCTGATGCTTCGAGGGCTTCGCACGCTGCCGCTCCGCATGG
It encodes the following:
- the mutY gene encoding A/G-specific adenine glycosylase, translating into MPSRKKPGSTQKKLSKNGLAAAQRVVVISPSAVRAVRSRLLLWYGVEKRQLPWRECGDPYAIWLSETMLQQTQVATVIPYYRRFLNRYPTVRHLAAAPLDDVLELWAGLGYYARARNLHRAANAVVNEFGGSFPRTAEALQRLPGVGAYTAGAVASIAFGECSPVVDGNVSRVLSRLFGLFVDIQSTDGRRRLWETAGRLVAPKNPGDFNQALMELGATVCLPKQAARCDVCPLVRLCAAYKAGNVAQLPIKARKSAVVRETHAVAAIRSGQRWLFVKRPESGLWGGLWELPTQRNDANDEAVADSVTRLASEQLDGDSARAIFRTAARPFCDFTHQLTHRTIRFVGHVCTTSNTLRTQDTSRRRWMTLKQSARLGLSRGMRKIVELLRNSQETER
- a CDS encoding zinc-dependent peptidase, coding for MRDASDRLRWGMVRSILRFISRLFQSRDQRRAELLARPFPEEWMPHILRAVPEFRLFSEPDRSRLRECIRIFLSEKSFLGCRGLDITDQIRVIVAAGACRLLLGLPGLDVFPRLREIIIYPHDFKETIEAIGPDGTRYAIERVRAGEAWRRGPVVLAWNSVGHSFQGLRDGYNVVIHEFAHVIDMQNGEADGIPPLPTREWAQRWEKVFMREYRTFVTKERQGEMTFLDPYAATDQAEFFAVATEFFYERPEEMAVMHRELFSLFVDFFGRDPRQWRRPAPTRWFRRIRQ
- a CDS encoding aminodeoxychorismate/anthranilate synthase component II, translated to MIVLIDNYDSFTYNLVQRLGEIGMDDGALRHEIVVYRNDKVTVDQIAEKNPSHLIISPGPCTPREGGISNDAIRHFHDKIPVLGVCLGHQCIGFTFGATVDRAARIMHGKTSQIHHDGRTLFDGISNPFTATRYHSLVIVRETLPPEFEVSAWTDDDVIMAVRHRVHPLEGVQFHPESFLTTEGMRLLANFLRR
- a CDS encoding PLP-dependent transferase; translated protein: MSRDHQPGFETICMHLGENRERYDGAVAPPLFQNSTFAYPDAESFVQRNMPGSARFDYTRLGNPTTDILEKKIAALEKAEAARSFGSGMAAISAAILSCVKAGDHIVTVESVYGPTRKLLSGYLPGFGIETSYVRGTEVEEFESAVRPNTKLIYLESPSSLLFELQDLSQVAELAKGRSIATVCDNSNATPFFQNPIVHGIDLVVHTATKYIGGHSDLVAGFVAGSGERIARLTRAEGELLGGVCDPFASWLMLRGLRTLPLRMERHQRNAMHIARFLESDMRVLRVHYDGLESHPQATLARRQMRGHSGMMSVEFQQNSREAAFAVVNALRYFSIAVSWGGYESLAIPVQATDPATGKKIWLVRLSVGLESIEDLKIDLYQAMNEAGL